A window from Roseburia sp. 499 encodes these proteins:
- the cobJ gene encoding precorrin-3B C(17)-methyltransferase: protein MNKLYVVGIGPGAYEDMTLKAIKTLESCDVIVGYTVYVDLVKEHFAEKEFLTTPMRKEVERCRLAFEQAQEGKVTAMICSGDAGVYGMSGLMLELGAEYPDVEVEIIPGVTAALSGGAVLGAPLMHDFAVISLSDLMTPWETIEKRLQAAAESDLAVCLYNPSSKKRADYLKKACEIMLKAKKPETVCGIVSQIGRKGEYMELYSLEELKDVQTDMFTTVFIGNSSTKEINGKMVTPRGYRIS, encoded by the coding sequence TTGAATAAATTATACGTAGTTGGAATTGGACCTGGGGCTTATGAAGATATGACCCTAAAGGCAATTAAAACATTAGAAAGCTGCGATGTTATTGTAGGATATACAGTATATGTGGACTTAGTGAAGGAGCATTTTGCAGAAAAAGAATTCCTCACCACTCCTATGCGTAAGGAAGTGGAGCGGTGTCGTCTGGCATTTGAACAGGCACAAGAAGGCAAAGTCACAGCCATGATATGTAGCGGTGATGCCGGAGTATATGGCATGAGTGGATTGATGTTAGAACTAGGAGCAGAATATCCGGATGTAGAAGTGGAAATTATTCCGGGAGTAACCGCAGCCTTAAGCGGTGGTGCAGTACTTGGAGCACCTTTGATGCACGATTTTGCAGTGATTAGCCTCAGCGATTTGATGACACCTTGGGAGACCATTGAAAAGAGATTACAGGCAGCAGCAGAATCAGACCTTGCCGTTTGTTTGTATAATCCTTCCAGTAAGAAACGGGCAGATTATTTGAAAAAAGCATGTGAAATCATGCTGAAAGCAAAGAAGCCGGAAACCGTCTGTGGTATTGTTTCTCAGATTGGCAGAAAAGGCGAGTACATGGAACTGTATTCCTTAGAGGAATTAAAAGATGTACAGACAGATATGTTTACAACCGTTTTTATTGGGAATTCTTCCACAAAAGAAATCAATGGAAAAATGGTAACACCAAGAGGGTATCGTATCTCTTAG